A genomic segment from Corylus avellana chromosome ca5, CavTom2PMs-1.0 encodes:
- the LOC132181109 gene encoding UDP-glycosyltransferase 82A1-like: MKCGKRPKIIMVPYPAQGHVTPMLKLASAFHSHGFEIIMITPEHIHRQIVARVEPKDQIVCLPIPDGLDRDTPRDFFAIEMAMENNMPAVLEAMVDKLDEDGGVVCMVVDLLASWAIQVANRCRVPAAGFWPAMLATYRLIAAIPDMVRNGLISDTGIPQHLGKVCLPNQPMVSTEDLPWLIGSLAARKARFKFWTRTLDRSRTLRWLLVNSFPDEYIDGKRNDQLVNNISEDYPLVFPIGPLSKHAMTKNPSFWEEDTSCLDWLDKQKSNSVVYISFGSWVNPIGDEKVKNLASALEESGRPFIWVLQSAWREGLPIGYLERLKMQGKVVSWAPQMEVLQYKAVGCYLTHCGWNSTMEAIQCQRPLLCCPVAGDQFINDKYIVEVWRIGVKLNGFGQKDFEEGLRKVMEDGEMKNRLRRLYERTMGEEANLGAISNLATFIDDLKIITLETDPIKSVHDFNL; encoded by the exons ATGAAGTGTGGGAAGAGGCCAAAGATCATTATGGTTCCATATCCAGCGCAGGGGCACGTTACTCCCATGCTGAAGCTGGCATCTGCCTTCCACAGCCATGGATTCGAGATCATCATGATCACCCCGGAGCACATTCACCGTCAGATTGTGGCACGTGTGGAGCCCAAGGACCAGATTGTTTGCTTGCCAATACCAGATGGGTTGGACAGAGACACTCCGCGTGATTTCTTTGCCATTGAGATGGCCATGGAGAACAACATGCCTGCTGTTTTGGAAGCCATGGTAGATAAGCTTGATGAGGATGGTGGGGTTGTATGTATGGTGGTTGACTTGTTGGCATCATGGGCCATTCAAGTAGCCAACCGGTGCAGGGTCCCCGCTGCCGGGTTTTGGCCTGCAATGCTCGCCACGTACCGATTGATCGCAGCCATACCCGACATGGTTCGCAATGGTCTTATTTCTGATACAG GAATTCCCCAACATCTTGGTAAAGTTTGCTTACCCAATCAACCAATGGTATCAACCGAAGATCTACCATGGCTGATTGGAAGTCTTGCAGCAAGAAAAGCAAGATTTAAGTTTTGGACAAGAACATTGGACCGATCAAGGACTCTTAGATGGCTCCTTGTGAATTCCTTTCCTGATGAATACATTGATGGAAAACGAAATGATCAGTTGGTCAACAATATTTCTGAAGATTATCCACTTGTTTTCCCTATTGGACCTTTGAGTAAGCATGCAATGACTAAGAACCCTAGTTTCTGGGAAGAAGATACAAGTTGCTTAGATTGGCTGGACAAGCAGAAGTCTAACTCAGTTGTTTACATCTCATTCGGAAGCTGGGTCAACCCTATTGGAGacgaaaaagtgaaaaatttggCGTCGGCGTTGGAGGAATCTGGACGGCCGTTCATATGG gtgCTACAGTCTGCTTGGCGTGAAGGGTTACCGATTGGATACTTGGAGAGGTTGAAGATGCAAGGAAAGGTAGTTTCATGGGCTCCACAAATGGAAGTGTTGCAGTACAAGGCTGTGGGATGCTACCTCACACACTGTGGGTGGAATTCAACAATGGAGGCTATACAATGCCAGAGGCCTCTTTTGTGCTGTCCGGTGGCAGGGGACCAGTTCATAAATGACAAGTACATTGTCGAGGTATGGAGAATAGGGGTGAAGCTCAATGGATTTGGACAAAAAGATTTTGAGGAAGGGTTGAGAAAAGTGATGGAGGATGGTGAGATGAAGAACAGGCTAAGAAGGCTATATGAGAGAACAATGGGGGAGGAGGCTAATTTAGGAGCAATTTCTAATCTTGCAACCTTCATTGATGATCTCAAGATAATCACACTTGAGACTGATCCCATTAAATCTGTTCatgattttaatttatag